The following are from one region of the Anolis carolinensis isolate JA03-04 unplaced genomic scaffold, rAnoCar3.1.pri scaffold_15, whole genome shotgun sequence genome:
- the LOC100559620 gene encoding arylacetamide deacetylase-like 4 gives MRLSNGYGLLRLAMDGIPAREDPHLSIKDLVLDGVPVRMYQPRRPFGGKRRGILYFHGGIGQFGSVAAYDRLCRRIAKDSDSIVISVEYRLAPENPYPTQFLDCLKATVHFLKNVEDYGVDPASVIISGDSIGGTLASAVCQGLVNRPDLPKVRAQVLIYPFLQAVDFNLPSYQKNRHMPLFSQRLVVEFGLQYLQKDLALTEGALKGFHVPKEKKRKYGRWLWPEKSAEEFEGEDDALTWPKGTVDEIFETTFSPLLAEDSVIRQLPEAYILTCTSDVFMDDGHLYKKRLEDNGRKVTWYQLDDGFHGVLYFVDHWLFSFSGSQICLDSIVGFLRSL, from the exons ATGCGTCTCTCTAACGGCTACGGACTTCTACGGTTAGCCATGGATGGCATACCAGCCCGGGAAGATCCCCATCTGTCCATCAAGGATTTGGTTTTGGATGGAGTCCCCGTGAGGATGTATCAGCCGAGAAGACCCTTTGGTGGGAAAAGGAGAGGAATCTTGTACTTTCATGGTGGAATCGGGCAATTTGGAAGCGTGG CGGCCTATGACAGACTGTGCCGGCGCATTGCAAAGGACAGCGATTCCATCGTGATCTCAGTTGA GTATCGTTTGGCTCCTGAGAATCCATATCCAACCCAGTTCTTGGACTGTCTGAAGGCCACCGTACATTTCCTGAAGAACGTGGAAGACTATGGAGTGGACCCTGCCTCGGTCATAATTTCAGGAGATAGCATTGGAGGCACGCTAGCTTCTGCGGTTTGCCAGGGCCTGGTGAACAGACCGGACCTCCCCAAAGTCCGCGCCCAGGTTCTGATCTACCCCTTCCTCCAGGCCGTGGACTTCAACTTGCCCTCCTATCAGAAGAACCGCCACATGCCCCTCTTCAGCCAGAGACTCGTGGTGGAGTTTGGCCTTCAGTACCTTCAGAAGGATTTGGCGTTGACGGAGGGGGCGCTGAAAGGTTTCCACGTGCCCAAGGAGAAGAAGCGGAAATATGGCCGATGGCTTTGGCCGGAGAAGAGCGCCGAGGAGTTTGAAGGCGAGGACGACGCGCTGACGTGGCCGAAGGGAACGGTGGACGAGATCTTCGAGACAACCTTTTCTCCTCTCCTCGCTGAAGATTCCGTGATCCGACAACTTCCCGAGGCGTATATCTTGACCTGTACGTCTGACGTGTTTATGGACGATGGGCACTTGTATAAGAAACGGCTGGAGGACAATGGCCGTAAAGTGACCTGGTACCAACTCGATGATGGCTTCCACGGAGTCCTGTATTTCGTTGACCATTGGCTTTTCTCCTTTTCAGGTTCTCAGATATGCTTAGACAGCATAGTAGGCTTCCTAAGAAGTTTGTAA
- the LOC100559422 gene encoding arylacetamide deacetylase-like 4: MVFLATLGMLALYAGLLITVFAIAWGIYYDQKRIHIPPGIKHPGKLRLYHFIIQFLGFLAIISEKLGICHKYKALAGFYRTMPLRKSSLLIIKSLHFEDIPVRVYWPKVASSGKRKGVVVISGGAGLFGNIYMSDQLCCYIAEKTDSVVVCIGFRLAPEHPFPIPVMDCCTATTHFLKNAAEYGVDPNCIAVYGESSGGTFATAVCQHLATKKGLPKLRGQVLVHPFLQAFDFNLPSYQQNHSVPILFKKRALKMGMVYLTGKRIDVDGLMNNAHIPRHLWEKYRKWVNPDFIPEQFKARGYVPVEKAPFSPELYELCKTGDNPMFSPLLAEDDIIRQLPETFLITCEYDTVRDDGILYKKRLEDNGVPVTWHHIEDGFHGITYGFGNRLLEYPTMKSHFQHVINFLNSL; this comes from the exons ATGGTGTTTCTTGCGACTCTCGGGATGCTTGCGTTATATGCCGGCCTCCTCATAACAGTCTTCGCGATCGCCTGGGGGATTTATTACGATCAGAAGAGGATACACATCCCGCCGGGAATCAAACACCCTGGAAAACTACGGCTTTATCATTTCATTATCCAGTTTTTAGGGTTTCTG GCCATCATCAGCGAAAAGCTTGGCATTTGCCACAAGTATAAAGCCCTGGCCGGTTTCTATAGAACAATGCCTTTGAGGAAGAGCTCGTTGTTGATTATCAAGAGCCTGCATTTCGAAGACATTCCGGTGAGAGTGTATTGGCCCAAAGTGGCTTCTTCTGGGAAGAGGAAAGGAGTGGTGGTCATTTCTGGAGGTGCCGGCCTTTTCGGAAACATTT ATATGTCTGACCAGCTATGCTGCTACATTGCCGAGAAAACCGATTCAGTCGTTGTCTGCATTGG GTTTCGTTTGGCTCCAGAGCACCCGTTCCCGATCCCGGTTATGGATTGCTGCACGGCTACCACGCACTTCTTGAAAAACGCTGCGGAATACGGAGTGGACCCAAATTGCATCGCTGTCTACGGAGAAAGTAGCGGAGGGACATTTGCGACGGCTGTTTGTCAACATCTGGCAACCAAGAAGGGACTCCCAAAGCTCCGAGGGCAGGTCCTCGTGCATCCCTTCCTCCAGGCATTCGATTTCAACTTGCCTTCTTATCAGCAGAACCATTCGGTCCCCATTCTGTTCAAGAAAAGGGCCTTGAAGATGGGCATGGTGTATCTGACCGGGAAGAGGATCGACGTGGACGGCTTAATGAACAACGCTCACATTCCCAGGCATCTGTGGGAGAAATACAGAAAATGGGTCAATCCCGACTTCATCCCAGAACAATTCAAGGCCAGGGGCTACGTGCCCGTGGAGAAGGCTCCGTTTTCCCCAGAACTTTATGAACTCTGCAAAACAGGCGATAACCCAATGTTCTCCCCGCTTTTAGCGGAAGACGACATCATCCGCCAGCTCCCCGAGACCTTCCTAATAACCTGCGAATATGATACCGTCCGAGACGATGGGATCTTGTACAAGAAACGGCTGGAGGACAATGGCGTCCCAGTGACGTGGCATCACATCGAGGATGGCTTCCACGGAATAACGTACGGCTTTGGCAACCGGCTACTGGAATACCCGACTATGAAAAGCCATTTCCAACACGTGATTAATTTCCTTAACAGTTTATAA
- the LOC100559222 gene encoding arylacetamide deacetylase-like 3, whose protein sequence is MLSKRSSTLTIKDFVFDGVPVRVYWPKTTPSGMRRGVVVIPAGGAIVGNIWMGDSLCRYISQETDSVTVNIAFRLAPEHPFPIPVMDCCTATAHFLKNAAEFGVDPNRIALYGECSGGTFATVVCQQLAARTDLPKPCAQVLIYPYFQAVDFNLPSYQQNQRVPILFKKRALKMGMMYLTGKKFNVEGVMRNAHLPKHVWMKYKKWVSPDLIPEKFKGQGYVPMEWPQFIPELYEQCKESTNPMFSPLLAEDDMIRQLPKTFILTCEYDVFRDDGLLYKKRLEDNGVPVTWYHVEDGFHGFHNPFLEFPTLQIHFRRVTDFINRI, encoded by the exons ATGCTATCCAAGAGGAGCTCAACACTGACAATCAAGGACTTTGTTTTTGATGGCGTTCCGGTCAGAGTGTATTGGCCCAAAACGACTCCTTCTGGGATGAGAAGAGGAGTGGTTGTCATTCCTGCAGGTGGTGCCATTGTCGGAAATATAT GGATGGGAGACTCATTATGCCGCTACATTTCCCAGGAGACTGATTCCGTCACTGTGAACATTGC GTTTCGTTTGGCGCCAGAGCATCCCTTCCCGATCCCAGTCATGGATTGCTGCACGGCTACCGCACACTTCTTGAAAAATGCTGCGGAATTCGGAGTGGACCCGAATCGCATAGCTCTCTACGGAGAATGTAGCGGAGGGACATTTGCTACCGTCGTTTGTCAACAGTTGGCGGCCAGGACGGATCTCCCAAAGCCTTGTGCTCAGGTCTTAATCTATCCCTATTTCCAGGCTGTCGATTTCAACTTGCCTTCATATCAGCAGAACCAGAGAGTCCCCATATTGTTCAAGAAAAGGGCCTTGAAGATGGGCATGATGTATCTGACGGGGAAGAAGTTCAACGTGGAAGGTGTCATGAGGAACGCTCACCTACCCAAACACGTCTGGATGAAATACAAGAAGTGGGTCAGTCCCGACCTCATCCCGGAAAAATTCAAGGGCCAGGGTTACGTGCCCATGGAGTGGCCTCAGTTTATCCCAGAACTTTACGAACAATGCAAAGAATCAACCAACCCCATGTTTTCCCCGCTGTTAGCAGAGGATGACATGATCCGACAGCTCCCCAAGACTTTCATTCTGACCTGCGAGTACGATGTTTTCCGAGACGACGGGCTCTTGTACAAGAAGCGACTGGAGGACAACGGAGTCCCAGTGACGTGGTATCATGTCGAGGACGGATTCCACGGCTTTCACAATCCATTCCTGGAATTCCCAACTCTGCAAATCCATTTCCGACGTGTAACTGATTTCATTAACAGAATATAA